One Glycine soja cultivar W05 chromosome 2, ASM419377v2, whole genome shotgun sequence genomic region harbors:
- the LOC114396881 gene encoding zinc finger protein CONSTANS-LIKE 7-like, with amino-acid sequence MGCTSLLRSPKKEEQEVPDANSNQPYTYEDFNILDELEGVLSTKEEQDSSLPQQKSSSSEFHWDFMEWEEFQPPNIEEEGEDENEGKENRRSKCLFDEEEQEMKIENNNNIVGFWEMDDEKMVALNLNLNYQEVLDAWSDRGSLWADDCSLSFATNNAYYMGEVPVLEEERARREACVLRYKEKRQNRLFSKKIRYQVRKLNADKRPRIKGRFVKRL; translated from the exons ATGGGATGCACTTCGCTGCTTAGAAGCCCCAagaaagaagaacaagaagtgCCCGATGCCAATTCTAACCAACCTTACACCTATGAAGATTTCAATATTTTGGACGAACTCGAAGGGGTCTTGAGCACCAAGGAAGAACAAGATTCTTCGTTGCCGCAACAAAAATCTTCTAGTAGTGAATTCCATTGGGATTTCATGGAATGGGAGGAGTTTCAACCCCCCAATATTGAAGAGGAAGGAGAAGATGAAAATGAAGGGAAAGAGAACAGGAGGAGCAAATGCCTCTTTGATGAGGAGGAGCAAGAGATGAAGattgaaaacaataataatattgttgGGTTTTGGGAAATGGATGATGAGAAGATGGTGGCTTTGAATTTGAACTTGAACTATCAAGAGGTTTTGGATGCATGGTCTGACCGAGGCTCTCTATGGGCTGATGATTGTTCTCTTTCATTCGCCACCAATAATGCCTACTAT ATGGGAGAAGTGCCGGTATTGGAAGAAGAGAGAGCAAGAAGAGAAGCATGTGTTCTTAGGTACAAAGAGAAGCGCCAGAACAGGTTGTTCTCAAAGAAGATAAGATACCAAGTTCGGAAATTAAACGCTGATAAAAGACCAAGAATCAAG GGTCGCTTTGTGAAGAGACTCTGA